One genomic window of Malaciobacter molluscorum LMG 25693 includes the following:
- a CDS encoding methyl-accepting chemotaxis protein, whose product MKKSSSFGNKLLFQVLGTIILVFGLSMFFVSKYSYDSSQEEASNFIQKTAEKYGSDVQNDINRSFLVIRMLKSKFEEALNNNVKLNEEETVSYLKRVLDHNPNLSGLWFKIKDSGLLFETIKDNSDKRLYDKNGEFNPYITKSNGKYKIQPGAVYNENDAWVGGPMKSGKDYITKPYFYPVDGVDTLMATLSLPMYYKGKYIGTIGGDIVLDTFSEMTKKIKVYENGYTFIVDSYDMIIGHPNQKLLGKYIFDVVDDKQDYKAALDASKNGENYIFSKVSPTTEETSYYYSKSFSIAQTDTNWTFFVSVPKEEYLSNAIFIRNFSIIAGILALIIIAGIIILSIRKLNKNLSSISFGLDDFFKYLNKETTNPKNIEIKSADEFGVMAYNINTNVKKIQESIDKDNNLIEEVKVIVNTVGKGYLEKRITAQTDTDSLNELKNLLNNMLKNLQELIGKDLNIIIDTLSRYTKRDFTAKLDSSSCGKIGNEIIQMNRMITKMLQSSQADGMSLQNSSIELTSSVKTLSNNATSQASSLEETAAAIDEITSTIEQTSQKAQEMLSISNDTRDSASQGKGFANETVKSMDEINEQVTAINEAITVIDQIAFQTNILSLNAAVEAATAGEAGKGFAVVAAEVRNLASRSADAAKEIKALVENATLKTNNGKEISNKMIEGFSQLESKILSTSKLIDDVTNAAKEQSIGMTQISDAVGQLDKFTQENAAIAEKTNSIAQETNAVAFKVVENVNENNFDGKNNMKSQTELKKESSIIEKRKEEHTSYKKSELKNDSTYKEDKTFKSQADNEDEWESF is encoded by the coding sequence ATGAAAAAGAGTTCAAGTTTTGGGAATAAACTTCTTTTCCAAGTTTTAGGTACTATAATTTTAGTATTTGGTTTATCTATGTTTTTTGTATCAAAATATTCGTATGATAGTTCTCAAGAAGAAGCATCGAATTTTATTCAAAAAACAGCTGAGAAATATGGATCTGATGTACAGAATGATATAAATAGATCTTTTCTTGTTATTAGAATGCTTAAGTCAAAATTTGAAGAAGCATTAAATAATAATGTTAAACTCAATGAAGAAGAAACAGTATCGTACTTAAAAAGAGTATTAGACCACAACCCTAATTTATCTGGTTTATGGTTTAAAATAAAAGATAGTGGATTATTATTTGAAACTATAAAAGATAATTCAGATAAACGTTTATATGATAAAAATGGAGAGTTTAATCCTTATATAACAAAATCAAATGGAAAATACAAAATACAACCAGGTGCAGTATATAATGAAAATGATGCATGGGTTGGTGGTCCAATGAAATCAGGAAAAGATTACATTACAAAACCATATTTTTATCCAGTTGATGGAGTTGATACTCTTATGGCCACTCTTTCTTTACCAATGTATTATAAAGGGAAATATATAGGAACTATTGGAGGAGATATAGTATTAGATACATTTTCAGAAATGACTAAAAAGATAAAAGTTTATGAAAATGGTTATACTTTTATTGTAGATAGTTACGATATGATTATTGGTCATCCAAATCAAAAATTATTAGGAAAATATATTTTTGATGTTGTTGATGATAAACAAGACTACAAAGCAGCATTGGATGCTTCAAAAAATGGTGAAAATTATATATTTTCAAAAGTTTCTCCAACAACAGAAGAAACTTCATATTACTATTCAAAAAGTTTTTCAATTGCACAAACTGATACTAATTGGACTTTTTTTGTTTCTGTACCTAAAGAAGAGTATTTATCAAATGCAATTTTTATCAGAAACTTCTCAATTATTGCAGGTATTTTAGCATTAATAATTATTGCTGGAATTATCATATTATCAATTAGAAAACTAAATAAAAATTTATCTTCTATTTCTTTTGGTTTAGATGATTTCTTTAAATATTTAAATAAAGAGACTACAAATCCAAAAAATATAGAGATAAAATCTGCTGATGAATTTGGAGTAATGGCGTATAATATCAATACAAATGTTAAAAAGATACAAGAAAGTATTGATAAAGACAATAACTTAATTGAAGAAGTAAAAGTAATAGTAAATACAGTTGGAAAAGGTTATTTAGAAAAAAGAATTACAGCACAAACAGATACTGATTCTTTAAATGAATTAAAAAATCTATTAAATAATATGTTAAAAAATCTTCAAGAATTAATTGGAAAAGACTTAAATATAATTATTGATACTTTATCAAGATATACAAAAAGAGATTTTACAGCAAAACTTGATTCTTCATCATGCGGAAAAATAGGTAATGAAATTATCCAAATGAATAGAATGATTACAAAGATGCTTCAATCTAGCCAAGCAGATGGAATGTCACTACAAAATAGTTCAATAGAATTAACTTCAAGCGTTAAAACTTTAAGTAATAATGCTACAAGTCAGGCATCTTCACTAGAAGAAACAGCTGCAGCGATTGATGAGATTACAAGCACTATAGAACAAACAAGTCAAAAAGCCCAAGAAATGTTAAGTATCTCAAATGACACAAGAGATTCAGCATCACAAGGTAAAGGATTTGCAAATGAAACTGTAAAATCTATGGATGAAATAAATGAGCAAGTAACTGCTATTAATGAAGCAATAACAGTAATTGATCAAATAGCATTTCAAACAAATATTTTATCTCTTAATGCAGCTGTAGAAGCAGCAACAGCAGGAGAAGCTGGAAAAGGATTTGCAGTAGTTGCAGCTGAAGTGCGAAATCTTGCTTCAAGAAGTGCAGATGCAGCAAAAGAAATTAAAGCTTTAGTTGAAAATGCTACTTTAAAAACAAATAATGGTAAAGAGATTAGCAATAAAATGATTGAAGGTTTTTCTCAACTTGAAAGTAAAATTTTAAGTACAAGTAAATTAATTGATGATGTAACAAATGCAGCAAAAGAGCAAAGTATTGGGATGACTCAAATATCTGATGCAGTTGGTCAATTAGATAAATTTACTCAAGAAAATGCCGCAATTGCTGAAAAAACAAATAGTATTGCACAAGAAACAAATGCAGTTGCATTTAAAGTAGTAGAAAATGTTAATGAAAATAATTTTGATGGCAAAAATAATATGAAATCTCAAACAGAACTTAAAAAAGAAAGTTCAATTATTGAAAAGAGAAAAGAAGAACATACTTCTTATAAAAAATCAGAATTAAAAAACGATTCAACATATAAAGAAGATAAAACTTTTAAATCACAAGCAGATAATGAAGATGAGTGGGAAAGCTTTTAG
- the fumC gene encoding class II fumarate hydratase: MGYRIEKDTMGEMQVPDNKYWAAQTQRSVENFPIGTEKMPEEVIIGFAHLKKACAIVNNDLKRLDNNKTHAIIQACEEVIQGKLEGNFPLVVWQTGSGTQSNMNMNEVIANRSIEILGEDFRVKKLVHPNDDVNKGQSSNDTYPTAMRISFVLEIQKQLFPAIKLLKNTFEKKSNEFKNIVKIGRTHLQDATPLTLGQELSAYVDMLNKAENQLNDSMKYICELAIGGTAVGTGLNSHPEFSNMVCKVLNEKTDTNFDFVSHPNKFHALTSHDGEVFLSGALNALASNLMKIANDIRWLASGPRCGIGEINIPENEPGSSIMPGKVNPTQCEAMTMVSVQVMGNHSTVSISASQGNFELNVFKPVIAYNILQSIRLLSDTIVSFNNNCAIGITPNLNNINKYLNDSLMLVTALNPYIGYENAAKIAKTAHKNGTTLKEEALKLGLLTEEEFNKYVKPEEMTYPKK, encoded by the coding sequence ATGGGTTATAGAATTGAAAAAGATACAATGGGAGAAATGCAAGTTCCTGATAATAAATATTGGGCTGCACAAACACAAAGAAGTGTAGAAAACTTTCCTATTGGTACAGAAAAGATGCCTGAAGAAGTGATAATTGGTTTTGCTCACTTAAAAAAAGCTTGTGCAATTGTAAATAATGATTTAAAAAGACTAGATAATAATAAAACACACGCAATTATCCAAGCTTGCGAAGAAGTAATTCAAGGAAAACTTGAAGGAAACTTCCCCCTTGTTGTTTGGCAAACAGGAAGTGGAACACAATCAAATATGAATATGAATGAAGTAATAGCGAATAGATCTATAGAAATTTTAGGTGAAGATTTTAGAGTTAAGAAGTTAGTTCATCCAAATGATGATGTTAACAAAGGTCAAAGTTCAAATGACACATATCCTACTGCAATGAGAATATCTTTTGTTCTTGAAATTCAAAAACAACTTTTTCCTGCAATAAAACTTTTAAAAAATACTTTTGAAAAAAAATCAAATGAATTTAAAAATATAGTAAAAATTGGAAGAACTCATTTACAAGATGCAACTCCATTAACACTTGGTCAAGAGTTAAGTGCATATGTGGATATGTTAAATAAAGCAGAAAATCAATTAAATGATAGTATGAAATATATTTGTGAACTAGCAATTGGAGGAACAGCAGTTGGTACAGGATTAAATTCTCATCCAGAGTTTTCAAATATGGTTTGTAAAGTATTAAATGAAAAGACTGACACTAACTTTGATTTTGTTTCACATCCAAATAAGTTTCATGCATTAACTTCACATGATGGAGAAGTATTTTTAAGTGGTGCTTTAAATGCACTTGCTAGTAACTTAATGAAAATTGCTAATGATATTAGATGGCTAGCATCAGGACCTAGATGTGGAATAGGAGAAATAAATATTCCAGAAAATGAACCAGGAAGTTCAATAATGCCTGGAAAAGTTAATCCAACGCAATGTGAAGCGATGACAATGGTTTCTGTTCAAGTTATGGGTAATCATTCAACGGTAAGTATAAGTGCAAGCCAAGGAAATTTTGAACTAAATGTCTTTAAACCAGTAATTGCTTATAATATTTTACAGTCTATTAGATTATTAAGCGATACAATTGTGTCATTTAATAACAATTGTGCAATTGGAATCACACCAAATTTAAATAATATAAACAAATATTTAAATGATTCTTTAATGTTAGTAACCGCTCTTAATCCATATATAGGGTATGAAAATGCAGCAAAAATAGCAAAAACTGCCCACAAAAATGGTACTACATTGAAAGAAGAAGCTTTAAAACTTGGTTTATTAACAGAAGAAGAATTTAATAAATATGTTAAGCCAGAAGAAATGACATATCCTAAAAAATAA
- a CDS encoding DUF5718 family protein, with the protein MLKEDFRDYLGFAVAGNFANHLGEAGEADEFSVIQTEDKNAPKGLFPFYIKDHDSFLGTYPICDEEILTHGRENENLQVEAEVALICDFEYENEKIVDIIPKRFAAFNDCSIRTNDSKKLSSKKNWGEKTKGISQDFIRIDSFDEKESILNRFHIASFLRRDGILHDYGTVSAVKSYSYFFNQLKDWMVNKFNTQEDCGPLEELTPFLKDAKKAKGIIIAAGATAYSEFGKHNYLKKGDEIFIYVYNAHIYSYQDIINDISGKDLYLGQCSKLYQVVN; encoded by the coding sequence ATGTTAAAAGAGGATTTTAGAGATTATTTAGGATTTGCAGTTGCAGGAAACTTTGCAAATCACCTAGGTGAGGCAGGAGAAGCCGATGAATTTTCTGTAATACAAACAGAAGATAAAAATGCTCCAAAAGGATTATTTCCTTTTTATATAAAAGATCATGATAGTTTTTTAGGAACATATCCTATTTGTGATGAAGAAATTCTAACACATGGTAGAGAAAATGAAAACCTACAAGTAGAAGCAGAAGTAGCACTAATTTGTGATTTTGAATATGAAAATGAAAAAATAGTCGACATTATTCCTAAAAGATTTGCAGCATTTAATGATTGTTCAATTAGAACTAATGATAGTAAAAAACTAAGTTCTAAAAAGAACTGGGGTGAAAAAACAAAAGGAATTTCACAAGATTTTATAAGAATTGATAGTTTTGATGAAAAAGAATCAATTTTAAATAGATTTCATATTGCCTCATTTTTAAGAAGAGATGGAATTTTACATGATTATGGAACAGTTTCAGCAGTTAAATCATATAGTTATTTTTTCAATCAATTAAAAGATTGGATGGTAAATAAATTTAATACACAAGAAGATTGTGGTCCATTAGAAGAACTAACTCCATTTTTAAAAGATGCTAAAAAGGCAAAAGGAATAATTATTGCTGCAGGTGCAACAGCATATTCTGAATTTGGAAAACATAATTATCTTAAAAAAGGTGATGAAATTTTTATATATGTGTATAATGCACATATTTATAGTTACCAAGATATAATAAATGATATAAGTGGTAAAGACTTATATTTAGGACAGTGTTCAAAATTATATCAAGTAGTTAATTAA
- a CDS encoding fumarate hydratase produces the protein MKVIKEQDIIDSIAGACQYISYYHPEDFVKAMVEAYEKEESQSAKNAIAQILINSKMCAMGHRPLCQDTGSVNIFIKVGLNAKLELSKELEEVLNEGVAKGYTDPDNTLRYSVVSDPAGERKNTKNNTPAVIHYSVDNSDKINITVAAKGGGSENKSKFTVLNPSDSIYDWVMENVKHMGAGWCPPGILGIGIGGNPEKAMLLAKESLMDHVDIHELKARGAKNAVEELRLKLYEDINKLGLGAQGLGGVTTVLDVKILDYPCHAASKPVAMIPNCAATRHIEFELDGNGAAKFEKPDLDIWPDLEIPMDSVKRVNIKDLTKENLSQFKSGDTLLLSGKILTARDAAHKKIVEYKEAGKPLPNGVELKDRFIYYVGPVDPVRDEKVGPAGPTTSTRMDKFTKDMMEIGIMGMIGKAERKQPTIDLIKEYKSMYLIATGGAAYLISQSIKDAKVLAFEEMGMEAIYEFEVKDMPVTVAVDTEGTSIHTTGPAKWRTI, from the coding sequence ATGAAAGTAATAAAAGAGCAAGATATAATAGATAGTATAGCAGGGGCCTGTCAATATATATCATATTATCATCCAGAAGATTTTGTAAAAGCGATGGTAGAAGCATATGAAAAAGAGGAATCGCAATCAGCGAAAAATGCGATAGCACAAATATTAATAAATTCAAAGATGTGTGCGATGGGGCACAGACCATTATGCCAAGATACAGGATCAGTAAATATATTTATAAAAGTGGGATTAAACGCAAAACTAGAATTGAGTAAAGAATTAGAAGAAGTATTAAATGAAGGTGTAGCAAAAGGATATACAGATCCAGATAATACACTAAGATATTCAGTAGTGAGCGATCCAGCAGGTGAAAGAAAAAATACAAAAAATAATACACCAGCAGTAATCCATTATAGTGTAGATAACTCAGATAAAATAAATATAACAGTAGCAGCAAAAGGAGGAGGAAGTGAGAATAAATCAAAATTCACAGTTCTAAATCCAAGTGATAGTATCTATGATTGGGTGATGGAGAATGTAAAACATATGGGAGCAGGATGGTGTCCTCCAGGGATTCTAGGAATAGGAATTGGTGGAAATCCAGAGAAAGCGATGCTTCTAGCAAAAGAGTCTTTGATGGATCATGTAGATATACATGAATTAAAAGCAAGAGGTGCAAAAAACGCAGTAGAAGAATTAAGATTAAAACTATATGAAGATATCAATAAACTAGGATTAGGAGCACAAGGACTAGGAGGAGTAACAACAGTATTAGATGTAAAAATCTTAGATTACCCATGTCATGCAGCATCAAAACCAGTAGCAATGATACCAAACTGTGCAGCAACAAGACATATAGAGTTTGAATTAGATGGGAATGGAGCAGCAAAATTTGAGAAACCAGATTTGGATATATGGCCAGATTTAGAGATACCAATGGATAGTGTAAAAAGAGTAAATATAAAAGATTTAACAAAAGAGAACTTGTCACAATTTAAATCAGGGGATACATTACTATTGTCAGGGAAAATCTTAACAGCAAGAGATGCAGCACATAAAAAGATAGTAGAATATAAAGAAGCAGGGAAACCACTACCAAATGGAGTAGAATTAAAAGATAGATTTATTTACTATGTAGGACCAGTAGATCCAGTAAGAGATGAGAAAGTAGGACCAGCAGGACCAACAACATCAACAAGAATGGATAAATTCACGAAAGACATGATGGAAATAGGAATCATGGGGATGATTGGAAAAGCAGAGAGAAAACAACCAACAATTGATTTAATAAAAGAGTATAAATCAATGTATTTAATAGCAACAGGAGGCGCAGCATATTTAATATCACAATCAATCAAAGATGCTAAAGTATTAGCATTTGAAGAGATGGGTATGGAAGCTATTTATGAGTTTGAAGTAAAAGATATGCCTGTTACTGTTGCTGTTGATACTGAAGGTACGTCTATTCATACTACTGGGCCAGCAAAATGGAGAACTATATAA